The Edaphobacter sp. 12200R-103 genome contains a region encoding:
- the nadC gene encoding carboxylating nicotinate-nucleotide diphosphorylase: MDWKSKRIRTILEAALAEDKVDRDVTTALTIDPKLRATGTILAKQACTVSGLGAIPVILDIFGKMSRTPGGRFEVVSHPEIFDGVQVKAGQPLAVIRHNAAALLSTERVILNLMQRMCGIATLTHEFVGILAKTKTKVLDTRKTIPGLRALDKYAVCCGGGVNHRLDLQDGILIKNNHISLGGGLPVVLEKAMKGRKGQVVQVEVRNDVELEQAIAGGAPSILLDNMTPAQTKKAVKKIRAALPETTIESSGNMSLKTVRQYALAGVDFVSVGALTHSAIAVDLSMRITADVY; this comes from the coding sequence ATGGACTGGAAGAGCAAGCGGATACGCACCATCCTTGAGGCAGCACTGGCCGAAGACAAAGTAGATCGCGACGTCACGACGGCATTAACGATTGACCCGAAGCTGCGGGCCACGGGAACAATTCTCGCCAAGCAGGCCTGTACGGTCTCAGGCCTGGGCGCGATCCCGGTCATCCTGGATATCTTTGGCAAGATGAGCCGCACGCCGGGGGGACGGTTTGAGGTAGTGAGCCATCCGGAGATCTTCGATGGCGTGCAGGTGAAGGCAGGCCAGCCGCTCGCGGTGATCCGGCATAATGCAGCAGCGCTGCTTTCGACCGAACGGGTGATTCTTAACCTGATGCAGAGGATGTGCGGCATTGCGACGCTAACGCATGAGTTTGTAGGCATATTGGCAAAGACGAAGACGAAGGTTCTGGATACCCGCAAGACGATTCCGGGACTGCGTGCTCTGGACAAGTACGCCGTGTGCTGTGGCGGTGGCGTGAATCATCGGCTGGACCTGCAGGACGGGATTCTGATCAAGAACAATCACATCTCGCTGGGCGGTGGGCTGCCGGTGGTGCTGGAAAAGGCGATGAAGGGCCGCAAGGGCCAGGTCGTTCAGGTTGAGGTCCGCAATGATGTGGAACTGGAGCAGGCCATCGCAGGAGGCGCACCGTCGATCCTGCTGGACAACATGACTCCGGCGCAGACCAAAAAGGCTGTCAAAAAGATTCGCGCGGCCCTGCCGGAGACCACGATTGAATCGTCGGGGAATATGAGCCTGAAGACGGTTCGCCAGTATGCGCTGGCGGGAGTGGATTTTGTCTCGGTCGGCGCGCTGACGCACTCTGCCATTGCGGTCGATCTGAGTATGCGCATTACGGCGGACGTCTACTAG
- a CDS encoding CHRD domain-containing protein has translation MTPWKKLLTGCALAGMISLAGPAFADTLTYTASLTGAGENPPNASTATGTAAFLLTGNILEIHVDFSGLIGGPASAAHIHCCAAPGMNAPVWVPFAGFPNTTSGTYTTTIDLSTFAFSGGGTEAALLAGMNNGTAYTNIHNATFPGGEVRGQIAPTPEPATLLLLGTGAIGAITLLRRRRYP, from the coding sequence ATGACTCCATGGAAGAAGCTGCTGACAGGATGTGCTCTGGCCGGCATGATATCGCTTGCGGGTCCAGCCTTCGCCGATACATTGACTTACACCGCATCTCTAACCGGAGCGGGAGAGAACCCTCCCAATGCCTCTACTGCTACAGGAACAGCAGCCTTCCTGCTTACGGGCAATATCCTTGAGATTCACGTCGATTTCTCGGGCCTTATCGGCGGTCCGGCATCGGCGGCTCATATTCACTGCTGCGCCGCGCCAGGAATGAACGCCCCTGTATGGGTTCCGTTTGCCGGATTTCCGAATACGACCTCAGGCACGTACACCACAACGATCGATCTTTCCACTTTTGCCTTCAGCGGAGGCGGAACCGAGGCGGCTCTCCTTGCAGGAATGAACAACGGCACCGCCTACACAAACATCCACAATGCGACATTCCCCGGCGGTGAGGTTCGGGGGCAGATTGCTCCTACCCCGGAACCGGCCACGCTGCTGCTGCTGGGAACGGGCGCTATAGGAGCCATTACCCTTCTTCGACGCCGGCGTTACCCATAA
- a CDS encoding biotin--[acetyl-CoA-carboxylase] ligase, producing the protein MAKFDIAEVEAGIAGTQFAGHMVHLESVGSTNTLALEAAQTGAKTGVWVADEQTAGRGRGGHSWHSIAGDGLYVSALVTPTLSLKLALWISLATGLAVKEAVAKTTGVNADIRWPNDLLANGKKFGGILVETAISPGTQQGDPVLRYAVIGIGINLNHRSFPEEISKLATSLYLAGGERVRRESLLASLLLSLERQLDLLETDGGSGLPERFAAASSWVKGKRVRVEEGGGYEGVTSGLDARGFLQVDDDDGVRRTVLSGGVRELV; encoded by the coding sequence GTGGCGAAGTTCGACATCGCCGAGGTCGAGGCGGGGATTGCAGGAACACAGTTTGCCGGACATATGGTGCATCTGGAGTCTGTCGGCTCGACCAACACGCTTGCGCTTGAGGCCGCGCAGACGGGGGCCAAAACAGGGGTTTGGGTCGCCGATGAGCAGACGGCTGGTCGTGGCCGTGGCGGGCATAGCTGGCACTCCATAGCAGGAGATGGCCTTTATGTGAGCGCGCTGGTTACTCCGACGCTGTCGCTGAAGCTGGCGCTATGGATCTCGCTGGCCACGGGGCTTGCGGTGAAAGAGGCTGTAGCGAAGACAACAGGAGTGAATGCGGATATTCGTTGGCCGAACGATCTTCTGGCGAATGGGAAGAAGTTTGGCGGGATTCTGGTGGAGACGGCAATCTCGCCGGGAACTCAACAGGGAGATCCGGTGCTGCGTTATGCGGTGATCGGGATTGGAATCAACCTGAACCATCGATCGTTTCCTGAAGAGATCTCAAAGCTTGCGACATCGCTCTATCTTGCGGGGGGAGAACGTGTACGGCGCGAGTCTTTGCTGGCGAGCCTGCTTCTCTCTCTGGAGAGACAGCTGGATCTGCTGGAGACGGATGGAGGCAGCGGCCTGCCGGAGAGGTTTGCCGCGGCTTCAAGCTGGGTGAAGGGAAAGCGCGTCCGTGTGGAAGAGGGCGGAGGATATGAGGGAGTAACCTCCGGCCTGGATGCACGCGGGTTCCTGCAGGTTGACGACGACGATGGAGTGCGCAGGACCGTACTCTCGGGCGGCGTGAGAGAACTCGTTTAG
- a CDS encoding ComEC/Rec2 family competence protein has protein sequence MEPLALRRAPLLAAACCFSIGLIAARNWQPASLLALSCAFLFVLALLALRSAFRIAVIPVAGLWVVAGMWCWHIRPTPDTQKDLLQYADGLSREVRGHVVRVRVLAPAANEGADKDAPMGEDAGQASASALSVDLAVSAIEEVTPDVSRMVRIEGGVRATVLSQDGALPSLACGDKIEVPLRLRAPERYHDPGAWQNADYLLAQGIAARGTARAPKVRVLGGDSAKLRCRINAVQQWASDRMLSLARSKVNRRLPSAMRLTEDDAGMLNAMLFGDRTRLDHVLRLGFERTGTFHLFVVSGMHVALLAGLVYWLAQRLRLRRWLATLITLTLMTFYALLTGFGAPVQRALFMTAVFLVARLLSREGGVLNALGAAALAELVWAPSSLFEASFQMTFLAIVAIAGIAVPIGEQTFLPYARAARRLGDLWMDPVLPPRVAQFRVMLRMWTEAVVGIAGRWARNVPVRMVRALLVAMELALIGLVAEMVMALPMAVYFHRATLFALPSNMLTVPLISLLAPAAMITFCASLLGTWMAVVPAAVTALLLHGIVWTIGWVSQVRAADLRVPAPAWWICALAVLCWAFCCWAARRSRTWTWVAAAILPLVLAAALWPEPALVQKDALEVTALDVGQGDSLLVVSPQGETMLVDAGGPVGGVREVASATSGFDVGEEVVSPYLWSRRIRRLDVLVLSHAHSDHMGGMPAVMQNFRPRELWVATDPNSEAYRSLLQEATALGVRVRHLRAGDNVQWAGAELKVLAPERSYRNGGEPSNDDSLVMRLEYGRSSVLLEGDAEAASEQAMLARGLVPVTLLKVGHHGSRTSTTADFLNALTPKDAVISVGRNNHFGHPRPEIISRIADEGTRLFRTDEFGLTTFLLDRDGRVHAVLAAENEEF, from the coding sequence ATGGAGCCGCTTGCGCTTCGGCGTGCGCCGCTGCTGGCCGCAGCCTGTTGCTTCTCCATTGGCCTGATCGCTGCGCGAAACTGGCAGCCGGCTTCTCTGCTTGCGCTCTCGTGTGCGTTTCTCTTTGTGCTTGCGCTGTTGGCCCTGCGAAGCGCTTTCCGTATCGCCGTCATTCCTGTGGCGGGGCTATGGGTCGTGGCGGGAATGTGGTGCTGGCATATTCGCCCTACACCCGATACGCAGAAAGATCTGCTGCAATACGCCGATGGTCTGAGCCGTGAGGTGCGGGGTCATGTAGTGCGCGTGCGTGTGTTGGCGCCCGCTGCGAATGAAGGTGCCGATAAGGATGCACCGATGGGCGAGGATGCAGGGCAGGCTTCGGCATCAGCGCTATCTGTCGATCTGGCTGTGAGTGCGATCGAGGAGGTAACACCGGACGTCTCGCGCATGGTTCGGATAGAAGGGGGCGTGCGTGCGACCGTGCTCTCGCAGGACGGTGCGTTGCCTTCGCTTGCGTGCGGAGACAAGATTGAGGTTCCGCTGCGCCTGAGAGCTCCTGAAAGGTATCACGATCCAGGAGCGTGGCAGAATGCGGACTATCTGCTGGCGCAGGGTATTGCGGCGCGGGGAACAGCGCGGGCTCCGAAGGTGAGGGTTCTCGGAGGAGACTCGGCGAAACTGCGATGCCGCATCAATGCTGTTCAGCAGTGGGCGTCAGACAGGATGCTGAGTTTGGCGCGCTCGAAGGTCAACCGTCGCCTGCCTTCTGCAATGCGGCTGACAGAGGATGACGCGGGGATGCTGAACGCGATGCTCTTTGGAGATCGCACGCGGCTGGACCACGTCTTGCGGTTGGGATTTGAACGCACCGGCACCTTTCACCTGTTTGTTGTGTCAGGAATGCACGTTGCCTTGCTGGCGGGGTTGGTTTACTGGCTCGCCCAGAGACTGCGGCTTCGCCGCTGGCTTGCTACTCTGATCACGCTGACGCTGATGACCTTTTATGCATTGCTGACCGGGTTTGGCGCTCCTGTGCAGCGCGCACTGTTTATGACAGCGGTGTTCCTGGTAGCGCGTCTCCTGTCGCGTGAGGGCGGAGTGTTGAATGCGCTGGGAGCAGCAGCACTGGCGGAGTTGGTATGGGCTCCCTCGAGCCTGTTCGAGGCAAGCTTCCAGATGACGTTTCTCGCCATCGTGGCGATTGCGGGAATCGCGGTTCCCATCGGAGAGCAGACGTTTCTTCCCTATGCGCGGGCCGCACGCAGACTAGGCGATCTGTGGATGGACCCCGTGCTTCCTCCTCGTGTCGCACAGTTCAGAGTGATGCTGCGGATGTGGACCGAAGCTGTTGTAGGCATTGCCGGGCGATGGGCGCGGAATGTACCGGTGCGGATGGTTCGTGCGCTGCTGGTGGCGATGGAACTGGCACTGATCGGTCTCGTAGCCGAGATGGTGATGGCGCTGCCGATGGCCGTATACTTCCATCGCGCGACGCTGTTTGCGCTGCCATCGAATATGCTTACGGTTCCGCTGATCAGCCTGCTGGCGCCGGCGGCGATGATCACGTTCTGCGCTTCCTTGCTGGGGACATGGATGGCGGTCGTTCCCGCCGCAGTCACAGCTCTGCTGCTGCATGGAATCGTCTGGACGATCGGCTGGGTCAGCCAGGTTCGAGCAGCGGACCTCCGTGTTCCTGCACCGGCGTGGTGGATCTGTGCACTGGCTGTTCTGTGCTGGGCGTTCTGCTGTTGGGCGGCGAGGAGATCGCGCACGTGGACATGGGTCGCCGCTGCGATACTTCCCCTCGTCCTTGCTGCAGCGCTCTGGCCCGAACCTGCATTGGTGCAAAAGGATGCGCTCGAAGTAACGGCTCTCGATGTGGGACAGGGAGATTCCTTACTTGTTGTGAGTCCGCAGGGTGAGACGATGCTGGTGGATGCCGGAGGCCCGGTGGGTGGTGTTAGAGAAGTTGCATCGGCGACGAGCGGCTTCGATGTGGGAGAGGAAGTCGTGTCTCCTTACCTGTGGTCACGACGGATTCGCAGACTGGATGTGCTGGTGCTGAGCCATGCGCACAGCGATCATATGGGCGGAATGCCCGCCGTGATGCAGAACTTTCGTCCTCGCGAGCTTTGGGTTGCGACCGATCCGAACTCGGAGGCGTATCGCTCACTCTTGCAGGAGGCGACAGCGCTTGGAGTGCGTGTGCGACACCTGCGCGCCGGAGACAATGTTCAGTGGGCGGGAGCGGAGCTGAAGGTGCTGGCGCCGGAACGAAGTTACAGGAATGGTGGTGAACCGTCCAACGATGATTCTCTGGTGATGCGGCTGGAATATGGGAGGTCATCCGTGCTGTTGGAAGGCGATGCGGAAGCAGCCAGCGAACAGGCCATGCTGGCTCGAGGTCTCGTTCCGGTGACGCTGCTGAAGGTTGGACATCATGGCAGCAGGACATCGACCACGGCGGACTTCCTGAATGCGCTGACCCCGAAGGACGCGGTGATCTCCGTCGGCAGGAACAATCACTTCGGCCATCCGCGACCGGAGATCATCTCAAGAATCGCTGACGAAGGAACTCGTTTATTTCGAACAGATGAGTTTGGGCTTACGACCTTTTTACTCGACCGGGATGGACGGGTTCATGCAGTGCTCGCAGCGGAAAATGAAGAATTCTGA
- a CDS encoding pyridoxamine 5'-phosphate oxidase family protein codes for MSRSFAQIAFTPLVKEQQVKHGSRSQYERIETAGSAGSALTIYERQFIAERDSLYLATVSETGWPYIQHRGGKVGFLHVLDDQTIAFADYRGNRQYITLGNLDHDNRIALFLMDYPARTRLKILGRASVHEGEEAKPYLEKLAPADTRRLTERVIIIRVEAFDWNCQQHITPRYTQEQVIEVMAPVRKRLAELEEENRRLQLELADQRQHQ; via the coding sequence ATGAGTAGAAGCTTCGCCCAGATCGCTTTTACGCCGCTGGTCAAAGAGCAGCAGGTAAAGCACGGAAGCCGTTCGCAATATGAGCGCATTGAAACCGCCGGCTCTGCAGGTTCCGCTCTCACGATCTATGAAAGGCAGTTCATCGCGGAACGCGATTCCCTCTACCTGGCGACTGTAAGTGAGACAGGCTGGCCATATATTCAGCATCGCGGCGGGAAAGTTGGTTTTCTGCATGTTCTCGACGATCAAACCATCGCATTTGCCGACTATCGAGGAAACCGCCAGTACATCACTCTGGGAAATCTCGATCACGACAATCGCATCGCTCTCTTCCTGATGGATTATCCAGCTCGAACCCGCCTCAAGATCCTTGGTCGCGCCTCAGTCCACGAAGGAGAGGAAGCGAAGCCGTACCTTGAAAAACTCGCCCCGGCCGACACGCGCAGGCTCACGGAGCGTGTCATCATCATTCGAGTCGAGGCCTTCGACTGGAACTGCCAGCAGCACATCACTCCGCGTTATACCCAGGAGCAGGTAATAGAAGTGATGGCGCCTGTACGAAAACGGCTGGCAGAATTGGAAGAAGAAAACAGGAGACTGCAGCTGGAGCTCGCGGATCAGCGTCAGCACCAATAG
- a CDS encoding TonB-dependent receptor, producing the protein MSLPAQAQSTYGTIIGTVTDGSGAIISDASVTLTNTGTGEKRNALTNTSGSYQFVNIIPGDYSLDFEKSGFRRQRRQSITVVVQAALRLDATLAVGDISQTVDVDTSAPIIETQPGALGQLVEGKQVQEMPLSGRNVFNLLILAPGVVPQGSTGGNPLGNQAGGTYTNNTGFGNYQIGGGMSNQSAFYLDGVPLNTIYINSPALVPTQDAIQEFRVDSNAVSAEFGRFAGGVVNMASRSGTSAFHGSAYEYIRNRVLNANTFFNKRTNTPTPAFTQNQFGVTLGGPVRRDKLFFFFSWERFSFSKGNPYLNTVPTQAMRNGDFSALCTSFNNNGVCVPGKGVQIYDPQTTCGVAGTPSCPVGQTTPRQPFPYNKIPMSRLDVASAQFFKYFGLPNQPGAVSNFLPVNNFATNVKLGGSTNQYNARGDWTVSENQRVFARYSWWAGSSTPSDPFKVNFGGLYSYTGAQNFVVGDTYTFDPHTVADFRLSYLRARNGFTPQQVGTDLSLFGPAWGALTSQVTLPVAPLASISGIAGFSGVDNRSITNDFALSGNLTKILGRHTLKFGGEVRRNDWNFAQSNNAAGSFSFDQGFTAQINPTTTSQVANTGYSVASFFLGNPATGTAVSIGFTDASKWYPAAYFQDTVTLRKLTVTAGVRWEYNQGIREKSDRLTVLLPDAADPLGAAVGLPDLKGQMALVNTPLYPGRTQIVSHYKTVAPRLNIAYALDQKTSFRAGYGISWIPPDMVNYSMSAFQSPVNAATTTMVPSVGGTTSLLPAATFGNPFPGGLIPPIGHNPAQLGIFEGQSISSPVPSQPFGYAQQWNAEIQRQLTDAMAVDIGYAGSKGSHLSYSTFQLNQLTESQMAQGSALNAQVANPFYGRISSGTLANPTVARAQLLRPYPQFLSFQDTSGSGKGASSWSSLQARFIDRFKAGGVISASYTWAKLMSNTDTLTSWLETHGAAGVQNWYNLAAEKSLATYDVRHRFVVSYVLDLPFGTNKRFLGNIGPVMNRIIGGWSVNGITTLQTGFPLALTTATNQTGSQGGGSRPNVIPGANKKIDGSAQSRLTKWFNTDAFAAPPAFTFGNESRTDSTLRDHGVANWDFTLGKSIPITERVSFTFKTEVFNLFNRVQFGDPGTSVGSSNYGVVSTQINNPRLIQFAGRISF; encoded by the coding sequence TTGAGTCTGCCTGCGCAAGCCCAGAGCACCTATGGCACGATCATCGGAACGGTTACCGATGGTAGTGGAGCGATAATATCTGATGCTTCCGTCACTCTGACAAATACGGGTACGGGCGAGAAGCGGAACGCGTTGACGAATACAAGCGGCAGCTATCAATTCGTCAACATCATTCCGGGAGACTACAGTCTCGATTTCGAGAAAAGCGGGTTCCGTCGGCAAAGGAGACAGTCGATCACGGTGGTTGTGCAGGCCGCCCTTCGGCTGGATGCAACGCTCGCAGTCGGTGATATCAGTCAAACTGTTGATGTAGACACATCGGCGCCGATTATTGAGACTCAGCCAGGCGCACTTGGGCAACTGGTAGAGGGGAAGCAGGTGCAGGAGATGCCTCTTAGTGGCCGCAATGTTTTCAACTTGCTGATTCTTGCTCCGGGCGTTGTCCCACAGGGCTCTACCGGCGGTAATCCACTCGGCAATCAGGCAGGTGGAACCTACACAAACAATACTGGTTTCGGCAATTATCAAATCGGTGGCGGTATGTCGAATCAGAGCGCCTTTTATCTGGACGGCGTTCCATTGAATACGATCTATATCAACAGTCCCGCCCTGGTGCCGACCCAGGATGCGATCCAGGAGTTTCGAGTCGATAGCAATGCTGTAAGCGCCGAATTCGGCCGTTTTGCTGGCGGTGTCGTTAATATGGCTTCCCGTTCGGGCACGAGCGCGTTTCACGGAAGCGCCTATGAATACATTCGCAATCGGGTACTCAACGCCAACACCTTTTTCAATAAGCGCACTAACACACCGACGCCGGCGTTCACACAGAACCAGTTCGGTGTGACTCTGGGGGGGCCGGTTCGGCGTGACAAGCTCTTCTTCTTCTTTTCGTGGGAACGATTCTCCTTCAGTAAAGGAAATCCGTATCTGAACACGGTTCCCACACAGGCGATGCGCAACGGCGACTTCAGCGCATTATGCACCTCCTTTAATAACAATGGCGTCTGCGTGCCTGGTAAAGGGGTGCAGATCTATGATCCACAGACAACATGTGGAGTGGCCGGAACACCCTCCTGTCCCGTTGGCCAGACAACCCCACGTCAGCCGTTTCCCTATAACAAAATTCCGATGAGCCGGCTTGATGTTGCGTCGGCACAATTCTTTAAATATTTTGGTTTGCCGAATCAGCCCGGTGCAGTCAGCAACTTTCTGCCGGTCAATAATTTTGCCACCAATGTTAAGCTGGGCGGCAGCACCAACCAATACAACGCACGTGGTGACTGGACTGTCAGCGAGAATCAGAGAGTCTTCGCACGGTATTCCTGGTGGGCTGGAAGCAGCACTCCCAGCGATCCATTCAAAGTTAACTTTGGCGGACTTTATAGCTACACGGGTGCGCAGAACTTTGTTGTAGGAGACACGTATACCTTCGATCCCCACACAGTCGCAGACTTCCGTCTCTCCTATCTGCGTGCCCGCAACGGCTTTACTCCACAGCAGGTTGGTACAGACCTGTCTCTCTTTGGCCCCGCATGGGGAGCACTCACATCACAAGTAACGCTGCCTGTGGCCCCACTAGCTAGTATCTCCGGCATAGCTGGTTTTTCGGGGGTGGACAATCGATCCATTACCAACGATTTCGCCTTGTCTGGCAATCTGACGAAGATTCTGGGAAGACATACGCTTAAATTCGGCGGTGAAGTTCGACGAAATGATTGGAACTTCGCACAGAGCAACAATGCTGCCGGCAGTTTCAGCTTCGATCAGGGTTTTACCGCGCAGATTAATCCCACGACTACGTCCCAGGTCGCCAACACCGGATACTCCGTCGCTTCCTTCTTTCTGGGAAATCCGGCGACTGGCACTGCAGTCAGTATTGGGTTTACGGACGCAAGCAAATGGTACCCGGCCGCCTATTTTCAGGACACCGTGACGCTTCGAAAGCTGACCGTGACGGCTGGCGTGCGATGGGAGTACAACCAGGGAATAAGAGAAAAGAGCGATCGTCTTACAGTTCTCTTGCCCGACGCCGCAGATCCCCTGGGCGCGGCTGTTGGACTACCCGATCTTAAGGGCCAGATGGCTCTTGTGAACACGCCACTATATCCAGGACGCACACAGATCGTAAGTCACTATAAGACAGTCGCTCCGCGTCTCAACATTGCCTACGCGCTTGATCAGAAGACCTCTTTCCGAGCCGGCTACGGAATCTCATGGATTCCACCCGACATGGTGAACTACAGCATGTCTGCTTTCCAGTCGCCAGTGAACGCCGCAACGACTACGATGGTTCCCTCCGTGGGTGGCACGACGAGCCTGCTGCCTGCCGCTACATTTGGCAATCCGTTCCCCGGCGGACTGATCCCACCCATCGGACATAATCCCGCTCAATTAGGCATCTTTGAAGGACAGAGCATATCTTCGCCGGTGCCTTCGCAGCCGTTCGGTTATGCGCAGCAATGGAACGCGGAGATCCAAAGACAGCTGACGGATGCAATGGCAGTCGATATCGGATATGCAGGATCGAAGGGAAGTCACCTCTCGTACTCGACTTTCCAACTCAATCAGCTTACGGAAAGCCAGATGGCTCAGGGTTCGGCACTCAATGCGCAGGTTGCCAACCCCTTTTACGGCAGAATCTCATCTGGTACTCTAGCCAACCCGACTGTGGCCCGTGCGCAACTCCTCCGTCCGTATCCACAGTTTCTTTCCTTTCAGGACACATCCGGATCCGGCAAAGGTGCTTCAAGCTGGTCTTCCCTCCAGGCTCGCTTTATCGATCGGTTCAAAGCCGGAGGGGTCATCTCAGCCTCATATACATGGGCCAAGCTCATGAGCAACACTGACACGTTGACGAGCTGGCTTGAGACCCATGGCGCTGCTGGCGTTCAGAACTGGTACAACCTCGCGGCAGAGAAGTCCCTGGCGACCTATGATGTACGACACCGATTTGTCGTCAGTTATGTGCTTGATCTTCCCTTCGGAACGAATAAGCGCTTTTTGGGGAATATCGGTCCAGTGATGAATCGCATCATCGGCGGCTGGTCCGTCAATGGAATCACCACACTGCAGACTGGTTTCCCATTGGCCCTGACGACAGCCACCAATCAGACCGGCTCGCAGGGGGGAGGATCTCGCCCTAACGTTATTCCCGGCGCCAATAAAAAGATCGATGGATCGGCTCAGAGCCGTCTGACAAAGTGGTTCAATACCGATGCATTTGCTGCACCGCCCGCCTTTACGTTCGGCAATGAAAGCCGGACGGATAGCACATTGCGAGATCACGGCGTTGCAAACTGGGACTTCACCCTGGGCAAGTCTATCCCGATTACAGAGAGGGTGAGCTTTACCTTCAAGACCGAGGTCTTCAATCTCTTCAACCGTGTGCAGTTTGGCGATCCAGGAACTTCCGTCGGCAGCTCCAACTATGGTGTTGTTAGCACCCAGATCAATAATCCTCGACTAATCCAGTTCGCAGGACGTATCTCGTTCTAG
- the rlmD gene encoding 23S rRNA (uracil(1939)-C(5))-methyltransferase RlmD → MKLSIEKVVYSGAGLARRENATGAETVFVPFTLPGEVVEAEMGGSRGGITEATLTQILTASPNRIEARCIHFGVCGGCQYQHAAYEAQLELKRGILKETLKRAGLHDLPEIETCSAQPWEYRNRIRLRVDRVDSRLRAGYVRRNSGEFLPIEMCPIAAPVLWRAAQALLECLDAFPQWATAIREVEFFATGNERKLQITLIVAAQPAKNFEALCAAVQEKTPELAGAGVQILQGSTGTRKAQRTKTGAEWGAEGLSYKVDEESYWVGRGNFFQVNRSLVTQLVRLATEGRGGRLAWDLYAGVGLFSRVLARNFDEVVAVEAQKGSLEANLRGPGKRAAAATTADFLRQAALERDRPELIVMDPPRAGVGAEVCSLLARVKAPELVYISCDPVTLGRDLRMMVDSGYKVNQLHLVDMFPQTFHQETVAVLGR, encoded by the coding sequence ATGAAGCTTTCAATTGAGAAGGTCGTTTACAGCGGAGCAGGATTGGCCCGGCGGGAGAATGCAACCGGAGCCGAGACTGTCTTTGTGCCGTTTACGCTGCCCGGCGAAGTGGTTGAGGCGGAGATGGGCGGGAGCAGAGGCGGCATTACAGAAGCCACCCTCACACAGATTCTGACGGCTTCGCCAAATCGAATTGAGGCTCGATGCATTCACTTTGGCGTGTGTGGTGGGTGCCAGTATCAGCACGCTGCTTATGAAGCACAGCTTGAACTGAAGCGCGGCATTCTGAAGGAGACGCTCAAGCGAGCAGGACTGCATGATCTGCCGGAGATAGAGACCTGCTCCGCTCAGCCGTGGGAGTACAGAAATCGCATACGGTTGCGCGTAGACAGGGTGGATAGCCGACTGCGGGCGGGATACGTCAGGCGTAACTCGGGGGAGTTTCTGCCGATCGAGATGTGCCCGATCGCCGCGCCTGTGCTGTGGCGCGCGGCGCAGGCGCTGCTGGAATGTCTGGATGCGTTTCCGCAATGGGCTACGGCAATTCGGGAGGTGGAGTTCTTCGCGACCGGCAATGAGCGGAAGCTCCAGATAACTCTAATTGTCGCAGCACAGCCTGCGAAGAACTTCGAGGCGTTGTGCGCAGCCGTCCAGGAGAAAACGCCGGAACTGGCTGGAGCAGGAGTGCAAATACTGCAAGGCTCAACCGGTACGCGCAAGGCGCAGCGCACCAAAACAGGAGCAGAGTGGGGTGCGGAGGGTCTTTCTTACAAAGTGGACGAAGAGAGCTACTGGGTGGGCCGGGGAAACTTCTTCCAGGTCAATCGATCTCTGGTCACGCAACTGGTACGGCTGGCGACTGAAGGGCGAGGCGGCAGACTGGCGTGGGATCTTTATGCGGGCGTGGGCCTGTTTTCGCGGGTGCTCGCCAGAAACTTCGACGAGGTCGTTGCGGTGGAGGCTCAGAAGGGCAGCCTGGAAGCAAACCTTCGCGGACCGGGAAAGAGAGCTGCCGCTGCGACCACGGCAGATTTTCTGCGACAGGCTGCGCTGGAGCGCGACCGCCCCGAGCTGATTGTGATGGATCCGCCGCGCGCAGGCGTTGGGGCGGAGGTATGCAGCCTGCTTGCCCGCGTGAAGGCTCCGGAACTGGTGTACATCTCGTGCGATCCTGTGACGCTCGGACGCGACCTGCGCATGATGGTAGACTCCGGCTACAAGGTAAACCAGCTGCATCTGGTCGACATGTTTCCGCAGACCTTTCACCAGGAGACGGTTGCGGTTCTCGGGCGTTGA